The window TCCGCCTCTGGGACGCGGCCGTCTCCGGGGACGTCTCGACCGAGCGCCCTGCCGGCTTCGGCGTCGTGCTGGTGCAGGAGGGGGAGGGCGAGCTGGTCGGCGCGTCCGGTCGGATCGCCGTCTCGCACGGCCAGGCCTTCGCCGTGCCGCACGCCTTCGGCGCCTGGCACCTCGCGGGTGACGCGCGCGTGCTCGTCGCCGAGCCGGGCGCGGGATGGCCGACCACGCTCACCGGGACCGGGATCCGATGAACGGCTACGTCGTCGGGGTCGACATGGGATCGACCAGCATCAAGCTCCTCGTCGCCGACACCGACGGACGCCAGGTGCTCGTCGCGAGCCGCCGGTCGCCGTGGACGAGCCGTGAGCACGGCCGCGCCGAGATGCCCGCCGCGGTCGCCGTCGACACCGTCCGCGAGCTCGCCCACGAGGCCGACGTCCTGCTGCGCGTGCACGGCCCCTACCGCGTGCTCGCGCTCGGGGTGTCGGGCATGGCCGAGGCCGGCGTGCTGCTGGACGCCGCCGGAGAGCCCGCGGCGCCCGTCATGGCCTGGTTCGACCCGCGCGGTGCCGCCGAGATCCTCGCCACCCCCGACGCCTTCCGCGCGGAGTTCCTCGGACGGACCGGACTGCCGGTGGGCCCGCTGGCCTCCATCGCCAAGATCCTGCACCTGCGCGAGTCCGGGGTGGACCTGCGCGGACGCACCTTCCTCACCGTGCCGGAGCTGGTGGTGCACGCCCTCGGCGGCCCCCGCGTCGCCGAGTACTCCCTGGCGTCGCGCACCGGGCTGCTCGACCAGGACGACAGCACGCCGTGGGACGCCGCCTTCGAGGTGCTCGGCGTGGGCGACGACCTGCTCGCGGAGCGCGTCGGCGCGGGCAGCGCCGTGGGCATCCTCTCGGACGACGCCATGCCCGACGGCTTCCGCGGCGCCGTGCTCACCGTCGCCGGCCACGACCACCTCGTCTCCGCCGTCGCGGTGGGCGCCGTCCACAGCAGACAGCTGTACGACTCGATGGGCACGGCCGAGGCGCTGGTGCGGGTGCTCGACGGCCCGCTGCCGTTCGACGCGCGCGAACGGCTCGCCCTCGCCGGCATCAACACCGTGCGTCATGTGCTGCCGGGCAAATACGTGCTGCTCGCCGGCACGAAGTCCGGTCTGCTCATGCGGCGCGTGCTGCAGCTGCTGGGCATCGCCGACGCCGCCGGCCGGGCGCGGATCGATGAAGCCGTGATGGCGCTGCCCGTCACCGGCACGCTCGCCGACGGGGCCCTCGCGGTCAGCGGTGCCCGCAACGACGACGGCGAGCTGAAGATCGTCGCGAACGGCGACGGCCTCGACCCGGCGGAACTGTTCACCGCGACGCTGCTGCACGGCAACGACATGTGCGCCGAGCTCATGGAGGTCATGGACCGCGAGGTCGCGCCGCCCACCTCGACCGTGCTGACCGGGGGCTGGTCGAGCATGGCGAGCGTCGTCCGCGCGCGCCGACTCGTGCTGCCCGATGTCACGGTCGCCACGCACGACGAGGCCACCGCCTACGGCGCCGCGCTGTTCGCCGCGTTCGCCGCGAGCACCCGCACCGACTTCGAGAGCGTGGCCGCGGCGTTCCGCTCCGGCCACTCCGATCACGACAACAGCAAGGGAAGGAGCTGACCCATGTCGCTCAGTTCTACGGTTCCGGTTCTCCAGGCGCGCGGACTCTCGCGCCAGTTCGGCCACGTGCGCGCGCTGAACGACGTCGACTTCGAGGTGTATCCGGGGGAGGTGACGGCCCTCATCGGCGACAACGGCGCCGGCAAGTCGACGCTCGTCAAGGCGCTCTCGGGCAACCTCGCCGTCGACTCCGGCACGATCCTGTTCGACGGCGAAGAGGCCGACATGTCCACGCCGTCCGCGGTGAGCGCGCTCGGTGTCGAGACCGTCTACCAGGACCTCGCGCTCGCGCCCCACCTCGACCCGGTGCAGAACATGTACCTCGGCCGCGAGCTGCGCCAGACCGGCGTCGCCGGCGCCCTCGGCTTCATGAAGACCAAGGAGATGCGCGCCCAGTCGCGGGCCGCCTTCGACGAGCTGGGCGCCACCGTGCGCTCGCTCACCTCGCCGGTGGGGGAGATGTCGGGCGGCCAGCGGCAGGCCATCGCCATCGCCCGCGCCGTGCACTGGGCCTCGCGCGTGGTGTTCCTCGACGAGCCCACCGCGGCGCTGGGGGTGCGGCAGACGCAGAACGTGCTCGAGACGATCCGCCGGGTGCGCGACAAGGGCATCGCCGTGGTGTTCATCTCGCACTCCATGCCGCACGTCATGGAGGTCTCCGACCGCATCCAGGTGCTGCGCCTGGGCACGCGCGTTGCCAACATCCCCGCCGCCGACACCTCCATGGAGGAGCTCGTCGGCCTCATGACCGGCGCCGTGACCCGCGACGCCGCCCCGCCCGTGGCCGACGTCGCCCCCGAAGGCGACGTCGCCGAGACCTCCGCCGCTGACAAGGAGCCGAACCGATGAGCACGACGAAGCCCCCCACGGAGACCGTGGCGATCGGCACCCTCGAGGAGCCGAAGAACGGCTACTTCCGCAACCTGCTCCGCGCCCAGGCCTTCCAGATCCTGCTCGTGCTGATCGCGATCGTCGTCGTGTTCAGCCTGCTGGCACCCGACACGTTCGCCCAGTGGTCGAACTTCCGGCTGATCATCCAGAACGCCTCGATCCTCGCCGTGCTCGCGGTCGGCATGACCTACGTGATCATCACGGCCGGCATCGACCTGTCGATCGGCTCGGTGCTGGTGTTCTCCGGCGTCGTCTCGGCCATGGTCATGCGCGTCATCGGCGGGGCGGGCTGGGGCACGGCCGTGGTCGGCATCCTCGTCGCGATCGCCTGCGGCATCGGCTGGGGACTGCTCAACGGGTTCCTCATCGCCAAGGCGAAGATCCCGCCGCTGATCGTCACGCTCGGCACGCTGGGCATGTCGCTCGGCCTCGCGCAGATCCTCACCGGCGGCGTCGACATCCGTGAGGTGCCCGCCGTGCTGACCACCACCATCGGCTACGGCAACGTGCTCGGCACGATCCCCACCATCTCGGTCATCGCCCTCGTGATCATCGTGATCGGCGGAGTGGTGCTGCACTTCACCCGTTTCGGCCTGCACACCTACGCGGTCGGATCGAGCGAGCTCGCCGCGCGACGGGTGGGCGTGAAGGTGGACCGCCACCTCATCGCGATCTACACCCTCTCCGGCGGTCTCGCCGGCGTCGCGGGCATCCTCTCGCTGTCGCAGTTCTCCACCACCGCGATCGCCGGGCAGTCGCAGACCAACCTCAACGTGATCGCCGCGGTCGTCATCGGCGGCACGAGCCTCTTCGGCGGCGTCGGCACCATCGTCGGCACCGTCGTGGGCCTGTTCATCCCCGCGGTGCTGCAGAACGGCTTCGTCATCACCGGCGTGCCGCCGTTCTGGCAGCAGGTCGCCGTCGGCGCGGTGCTCATCACCGCCGTCTACGTCGACCAGGTCCGCCGCTCGGCCGCCATGCGCGGCAACTCCCAGAGCCTCTGGCGCAAGTTCGTCAGCGGGGGCCGGCGTACCTGACGCCCGGCCCACCACCATCCACACACAGTCAAGAGAAGAACGGTGATCACAATGAAGTGGAACAGGAAAGCGATCAGCATCGCCGCACTCGGCGCGTCCGCGACGCTCATCCTCGCCGGTTGCGCAGGCGGGGGCGGAGACGCGGGCGGCGACGGCGGATCCAGCGGCGGCGACGACGGCTACAACATCGCGTTCGTGCAGGGCGTGGCCGGAGACGAGTTCTACATCTCCATGCAGTGCGGCATCGAAGAAGCGGCCAAGGAGGCCGGAGCGACGGTGCAGGTGCAGGGCCCGGAGAAGTTCGACCCGACGCTGCAGAAGCCGATCGTCGATGCGCTCGTCGCCTCCAAGCCCGACGCGCTGCTCATCGCCCCGACCGACGTGACCGCGATGCAGGCGCCCATCCAGGCCGCGGCCGACGCCGGCATCAAGGTCGTCCTCGTCGACACCACCCTGGAGGACCCGTCGATGGCGGTCTCCCAGATCGCGTCGGACAACGAGGGCGGTGGCGCCGCGGCGTTCGAGGCCATCCAGAAGGCGCACCCCGAGGGCGGCAAGGTGCTCGTGGTCTCGATCGACCCCGGCATCTCCACGTCGGACGCGCGCGGTGAGGGCTTCGAGAAGGCCGTCGCCGAGGACTCGAAGTTCGAGTCGCTGGGCATCGAGTACTCGCACAACGAGCCCGCGGAGGCCGCCCGCATCGTGACCGCCGCGCTGCAGGCCAACCCGGACATCGTCGGCATCTTCGCCGCCAACCTGTTCGCCGCCGAGGGCACCGCGACCGGCATCCAGCAGGCCGGCAAGCAGGGCGAGGTGACCGTGGTCGGCTTCGACGCCGGACCCGCGCAGGTCGAGGCGCTCCGCAACGACGTCGTCCAGGCGCTCGTCGCCCAGGAGCCGGCCACCATCGGCAAGGACGGCGTCGCCCAGGCGCTCGCCGCCCTCGAGGGAGACGCCACCGAGGAGAAGATCCAGACCGGGTTCACGGTCATCACCAAGGAGAACATCGACACCGACGGCGCCGACGCCGTCTACAAGTCGACCTGCTGACACCCCCTCCGGCGACCGGGGGATCCCCCGGTCGCCGGAGTCACCCCCGAGAGGACCCCATGAGCTTCCCTGATCTCGCCGGAAAGGTCGCCGTCGTCACCGGAGGCGCCCGCGGCATCGGCTACTCGCTCGCCACCGCCCTCGCCCGCGCCGGTGTGCGCGTGGCGCTGCTGGACCTGCTGCCCGAGGTCGAGGAGTCCGCCGCGCGGCTGGCATCCGAGACCGGAGCCCGCACCGCCGCCGCCCTGGTCGACGTCACCGATGCCGACTCGGTCGAGCGCGCCTTCGCGGCGGTGCGCGAGGAGCTCGGCGTCGCCGACCTGCTGGTGACCGCGGCCGGCATCACCATCTGGGGCGACTCGACCGAGGTCGATCCCGGCACGTGGGCGAAGGTCGTCGACGTGAACCTCAGCGGCACGTTCTACTGCACGCAGGCCTTCGCCCGACCGCTGCGGGCGGAGGGCCGCGAGGGGTCCGCGATCCTCATCTCGTCGATGTCGGGCCGGGTGGTCAACGTGCCCCAGCATCAGGCGTCGTACAACGCGTCGAAGGCCGCCGTCGACCAGCTGGCGAAGTCGCTCGCCGTGGAGTGGGCGCCCGCGATCCGGGTCAACGCCATCGCGCCCGGCTACATCCTCTCCGACATGACCCGCCAGTTCACCGAGGCCAACCCCGAGCTGGCCGCCGACTGGGTGTCGATGATCCCGGCCGGCCGCATGGGCGTGCCCGCCGACCTCGACGGCCTGCTCCTGCTGCTCGCCTCGTCGGCCTCGTCGTACCTCACCGGGCAGACGCTGGTGATCGACGGCGGCTACACCGCGATCTGACATGACGGCCGCCTACCTCGCCGTCGACCTGGGCTCGTCGAGCCTGCGCGTCATGGTCGGCCTGCTGCGCCCCGACGCGCCGGACGGGCCCCGGATGGCGGTCCGGGAGGCCGCCCGGTTCCCCAACACCCCGGTGCCGCGCGCCGAGGGGCTCGGGTGGGACGTGCCTGCGCTCTTCGACGGCGTGCTCGCCGGACTCCGCGCGGGCGTCGCGATCGCCGCGGAGGAGGGAGCGGAGCTGCGCGGCATCGGCGTGGACGCGTGGGGCGTGGACTACGCCCGGCTCACCGTCGACGGCACCCTGCGTCCGTTCGTGCGGCACCACCGCGCTGCCGACCCGGACCTCGCCGCCCGCACCTCCGCCGGCCGCGACCTCGCCGCCGACTACGCCGTCACCGGGGTGCTCGACCAGGCCATCAACACGGCCCATCAGCTGCGGCAGGACCAGTCCGCGGGCATCGGCGACCCCGACGACACGATCCTGCTGACCGCCGACATCGTCGTGCACCTGCTCACCGGGCGGGTGGGGGCCGAGCCCTCGCTCGCCTCGACCACCGCGCTGCTCGACCGGGCGACCGGGGACTGGTCGGCCGCGCTCGCCGCGGGTCTTCCCGCCCGGCTCCCTCCCGTGGTGCCGACGGGATCGTCGGCCGGGCCCACCACCGCCCGGGTCACCGCGGCGATCGGCGCCGCGCACCCCGTGCCCGTCTTCGCGGTGACGGCGCACGACACCGCCGCCGCATTCATGGCCGTGACCGCCGCCGACGACGAGGGGACCGGTGTCGTCTCCAGCGGGAGCTGGGGGGTGGCCGGGGTGGCCCTGCCCGCGCTGCTGCGCGACGACCGCGCCCGCCGCGACGGCTTCACCCAGGAGATCGGCGCCGGGGGCGACACCCTGCTGGTGAAGAACCTCAGCGGCATGTGGCTGCTGCAGCAGACGCTGCGCGAGTGGGCCGCCGCCGACGGCGAGGCCGAGCCGTCGCTCGACAT of the Microbacterium sufflavum genome contains:
- a CDS encoding ATP-binding cassette domain-containing protein, which encodes MSLSSTVPVLQARGLSRQFGHVRALNDVDFEVYPGEVTALIGDNGAGKSTLVKALSGNLAVDSGTILFDGEEADMSTPSAVSALGVETVYQDLALAPHLDPVQNMYLGRELRQTGVAGALGFMKTKEMRAQSRAAFDELGATVRSLTSPVGEMSGGQRQAIAIARAVHWASRVVFLDEPTAALGVRQTQNVLETIRRVRDKGIAVVFISHSMPHVMEVSDRIQVLRLGTRVANIPAADTSMEELVGLMTGAVTRDAAPPVADVAPEGDVAETSAADKEPNR
- a CDS encoding SDR family oxidoreductase; translated protein: MSFPDLAGKVAVVTGGARGIGYSLATALARAGVRVALLDLLPEVEESAARLASETGARTAAALVDVTDADSVERAFAAVREELGVADLLVTAAGITIWGDSTEVDPGTWAKVVDVNLSGTFYCTQAFARPLRAEGREGSAILISSMSGRVVNVPQHQASYNASKAAVDQLAKSLAVEWAPAIRVNAIAPGYILSDMTRQFTEANPELAADWVSMIPAGRMGVPADLDGLLLLLASSASSYLTGQTLVIDGGYTAI
- a CDS encoding FGGY-family carbohydrate kinase translates to MNGYVVGVDMGSTSIKLLVADTDGRQVLVASRRSPWTSREHGRAEMPAAVAVDTVRELAHEADVLLRVHGPYRVLALGVSGMAEAGVLLDAAGEPAAPVMAWFDPRGAAEILATPDAFRAEFLGRTGLPVGPLASIAKILHLRESGVDLRGRTFLTVPELVVHALGGPRVAEYSLASRTGLLDQDDSTPWDAAFEVLGVGDDLLAERVGAGSAVGILSDDAMPDGFRGAVLTVAGHDHLVSAVAVGAVHSRQLYDSMGTAEALVRVLDGPLPFDARERLALAGINTVRHVLPGKYVLLAGTKSGLLMRRVLQLLGIADAAGRARIDEAVMALPVTGTLADGALAVSGARNDDGELKIVANGDGLDPAELFTATLLHGNDMCAELMEVMDREVAPPTSTVLTGGWSSMASVVRARRLVLPDVTVATHDEATAYGAALFAAFAASTRTDFESVAAAFRSGHSDHDNSKGRS
- a CDS encoding rhamnulokinase produces the protein MTAAYLAVDLGSSSLRVMVGLLRPDAPDGPRMAVREAARFPNTPVPRAEGLGWDVPALFDGVLAGLRAGVAIAAEEGAELRGIGVDAWGVDYARLTVDGTLRPFVRHHRAADPDLAARTSAGRDLAADYAVTGVLDQAINTAHQLRQDQSAGIGDPDDTILLTADIVVHLLTGRVGAEPSLASTTALLDRATGDWSAALAAGLPARLPPVVPTGSSAGPTTARVTAAIGAAHPVPVFAVTAHDTAAAFMAVTAADDEGTGVVSSGSWGVAGVALPALLRDDRARRDGFTQEIGAGGDTLLVKNLSGMWLLQQTLREWAAADGEAEPSLDMLTALLDAAARSSYPGLFDPADPALQAPDDLVARLVRACVEGGAEPPSTRADLVRAIVDSLAVAYADTVALAARRSGRTLERIRIVGGGARNALLCARTAARSGLPVIAGPVEASVRGVLLQVALAAGDLPDAATARALPVDDGDGPPRVHHPAPTRSEPLHDLA
- a CDS encoding ABC transporter permease; the protein is MSTTKPPTETVAIGTLEEPKNGYFRNLLRAQAFQILLVLIAIVVVFSLLAPDTFAQWSNFRLIIQNASILAVLAVGMTYVIITAGIDLSIGSVLVFSGVVSAMVMRVIGGAGWGTAVVGILVAIACGIGWGLLNGFLIAKAKIPPLIVTLGTLGMSLGLAQILTGGVDIREVPAVLTTTIGYGNVLGTIPTISVIALVIIVIGGVVLHFTRFGLHTYAVGSSELAARRVGVKVDRHLIAIYTLSGGLAGVAGILSLSQFSTTAIAGQSQTNLNVIAAVVIGGTSLFGGVGTIVGTVVGLFIPAVLQNGFVITGVPPFWQQVAVGAVLITAVYVDQVRRSAAMRGNSQSLWRKFVSGGRRT
- a CDS encoding ABC transporter substrate-binding protein, giving the protein MKWNRKAISIAALGASATLILAGCAGGGGDAGGDGGSSGGDDGYNIAFVQGVAGDEFYISMQCGIEEAAKEAGATVQVQGPEKFDPTLQKPIVDALVASKPDALLIAPTDVTAMQAPIQAAADAGIKVVLVDTTLEDPSMAVSQIASDNEGGGAAAFEAIQKAHPEGGKVLVVSIDPGISTSDARGEGFEKAVAEDSKFESLGIEYSHNEPAEAARIVTAALQANPDIVGIFAANLFAAEGTATGIQQAGKQGEVTVVGFDAGPAQVEALRNDVVQALVAQEPATIGKDGVAQALAALEGDATEEKIQTGFTVITKENIDTDGADAVYKSTC